GCCGCGGCCGGGCGCGTCCGTGGCCCGGGCGAAGGGCGAGCCGACCATGACGGCGTCGGCGCCGCAGGCGATCGCCTTGGCGAGGTCGCCGGACGTGCCGATCGAGCCGTCGGCGATGACGTGGACGTAGCGCCCGCCCGACTCGTCGAGGTAGTCGCGGCGCGCGGCGGCGACGTCGGCCACCGCACTGGCCATCGGGACCGCGATGCCGAGCACGGTGCGCGTCGTGTGCGCCGCGCCGCCGCCGAAGCCGACGAGGACGCCGGCCGCGCCGGTGCGCATCAGGTGCAGGGCGGCCTGGTGGGTCGCGCAGCCGCCGACGATGACCGGGACGTCGAGCTCGTAGATGAACTCCTTGAGGTTCAGCGGCTCGGCCTGGCTCGACACGTGCTCGGCCGACACGGTCGTGCCGCGGATGACGAACAGGTCGACGCCCGCGTCGGTCACCGTCTTGGCGAACTCCTTGGTGCGCTGCGGCGACAGCGAGCCGGCGACGGTCACGCCGGCGTCCCGCATCTCCTTCAGCCGCTCGCTGATCAGCTCGGCCTTGATCGGCTCGTCGTAGATCTGCTGCAGGCGGCGGGTGGCCTCGACCCCCTGCAGGCCGGCGACCTCCTCGAGCAGCGGCTCCGGGTCGTCGTACCGGGTCCAGAGGCCCTCGAGGTTGAGCACGCCGAGGCCGCCGTACTGCCCGAACGCGATGGCGGTCGCCGGCGACATCACGGAGTCCATCGGCGCGGCGAGGATCGGCAGCGAGAAGCGGTAGGCGTCGATCTGCCAGTCGACGCTGACCTCCTCGGGGTCGCGCGTGCGCCGGGAGGGCACGATCGCGATGTCGTCGAAGGAGTACGCGCGGCGGGCCCGCTTCGCTCGGCCGATCTCGATGTCGCTCACCGGAGGAGGATATCGACAACCCCCGGCGGCACGTGCCTCAGCGCGCCTCCCGGCCGGACTCAGCCGAAGCGGCCGTTGACGTAGTCGTAGGTCCGCGGGTCCTGGGGTCCCTGGAACATCGCGGTCGTGTCGCCGTGCTCCACGATGACGCCGGGCTGGCCCTGCGCAGCCAGGAAGAACGCGCACTGGTCGGAGACGCGCGCGGCCTGCTGCATGTTGTGGGTGACGATCACGATGGTCACCTCGCGGGCGAGGTCGAGCATCGTCTCCTCGATGACGCGGGTCGACGTGGGGTCCAGGGCGGAGCAGGGCTCGTCCATCAGCAGCACCCGCGGCCGGATCGCCAGCGACCGCGCGATGCACAGCCGCTGCTGCTGGCCACCCGACAGGCCGCCACCGGGGGCGTCGAGGCGGTCCTTGACCTCGTTCCAGAGGCCGCCCTTGACCAGGCAGGACTCGACGAGGAGGTCCTTGTCGGAGCCGCGCATCTTCGTCCCGGTCAGCTTGAGGCCGGCCAGCACGTTCTCCCTGATCGACATCGCCGGGAACGGGTTGGGCTTCTGGAAGACCATCCCGATCGACCGGCGCGCGTCGATCAGCCGCTTGCCGGGGTCGTAGATGTCCTCGCCGTCCAGCAGGACCTCGCCCGCCAGCCGTGCCGAGGGCACCAGCTCGTGCATGCGGTTGAGGATCCGCAGGAAGGTGGACTTGCCGCAGCCCGACGGGCCGATCAGGGCGGTGATGCCGCCCGCCGGCATGGTCAGCGACACCCGGTCCAGCACCTTGTGGTTGCCGAACCAGGCGGTGATCTCGCGGGCCTCGAGCTCGGCGAGCGCCGTCGCCGGAGCCACGTCCACGGGGAGCGCGGGGTCCAGGCGGGGCACCGGTGCGATCGCGGTGGTGTCGTCGATCGGCCAGTCGTCGATCGGGTTGGCGTCGATGGGCGTGGTCATGGGCGTCCTTCGGGTCAGGCGGGAGCCCGGGCGGCCGTCGTACGGCGACCGCCCGGGCTCCTTGGTCACTGCTGTCGTGTCACTGCTGTCGGGTCACTGCTGTCGTGTCACCGCTGGGTGACGTAGAAGACCTTCGACGCCTTCGGGGCGAGCGTGTTGCCGCTCCAGGTGACGACGAGCTTCTTCCTGCCCACGGTGAGCCTGGCGAGCGTCAGCGTCACCTTGCCGGCGCTGAGCGTGCCCTTGCCGACGACCTTGGTGCCGTACGTGACGACCACGGTGCCGGTCGCCTTCGTGGTCGTGCCGGCGAGTGCGACCGTGATCGTGCCGCGCGCGCGGGCGCCCTTGGCGACGTACGTCGGGAAGGACTCGGCGATCGTGGCCGTGGTGCGGACCAGCAGCTTCACCGGGGTGGCGTCCGTCGACCCGTTGTACGCCGTCGGGTCGGCCGGCACGAACTGCGCGGTGTAGTTGTGGTAGCCCGGCTTGACCCCGGTGAGCGCCTTGGTGGCCACACCGGCGACGACCGCGACGCCCGAGGCGACGACGGTGCTGCCGTCGCGGAAGGTCACCGTGCCGGCGGCGGCGTTCGGGGCGAGGGCGGCCTTGACCGTGGCCTTGCGGGCGCCCGGGCTGGTCGCCGTGGTGTTCACGGTGGTGTCGACCGCGACCACGTCCTCACCGTTGACGGTGAAGTTCGTGGTGGGGTCCTGGGTCTGCTCACCGCAGACGCCACCGTCGGCGTCGGAGGCGAGCTGGGCGAACCCGGCACCCTCGATCAGCGCC
Above is a genomic segment from Nocardioides aromaticivorans containing:
- a CDS encoding GuaB3 family IMP dehydrogenase-related protein, which codes for MSDIEIGRAKRARRAYSFDDIAIVPSRRTRDPEEVSVDWQIDAYRFSLPILAAPMDSVMSPATAIAFGQYGGLGVLNLEGLWTRYDDPEPLLEEVAGLQGVEATRRLQQIYDEPIKAELISERLKEMRDAGVTVAGSLSPQRTKEFAKTVTDAGVDLFVIRGTTVSAEHVSSQAEPLNLKEFIYELDVPVIVGGCATHQAALHLMRTGAAGVLVGFGGGAAHTTRTVLGIAVPMASAVADVAAARRDYLDESGGRYVHVIADGSIGTSGDLAKAIACGADAVMVGSPFARATDAPGRGFHWGAEAHHADLPRGQRVQLDQVGTIEEILFGPSRVADGTMNLVGALKRSMATTGYTELKEFQRVEVVSS
- a CDS encoding phosphate ABC transporter ATP-binding protein; its protein translation is MTTPIDANPIDDWPIDDTTAIAPVPRLDPALPVDVAPATALAELEAREITAWFGNHKVLDRVSLTMPAGGITALIGPSGCGKSTFLRILNRMHELVPSARLAGEVLLDGEDIYDPGKRLIDARRSIGMVFQKPNPFPAMSIRENVLAGLKLTGTKMRGSDKDLLVESCLVKGGLWNEVKDRLDAPGGGLSGGQQQRLCIARSLAIRPRVLLMDEPCSALDPTSTRVIEETMLDLAREVTIVIVTHNMQQAARVSDQCAFFLAAQGQPGVIVEHGDTTAMFQGPQDPRTYDYVNGRFG